The following DNA comes from Candidatus Hydrogenedentota bacterium.
ACGCCACACAGGGCTGCGCCGGTGAGCCGAAGCTCGTGCTCGCATACGTGGACATTGGTGAGGCGGAAAGTTACAGGTATTACTGGCAGACAGGCTGGCGCGTGGGGTCGCCCTCCTGGATCATGTCAGAGGATCCGGACGGCTGGTCCGATAACTACCCCGTGGCTTACTGGAACCAGGCTTGGCACGATATCGTGTATGCTGCGGCCGATTCGCTCGTGGACCGCGTGGTCAGTGACGGCTATGACGGAATCTACTTGGATTGGATCGAGGCGGCGACCTTCGAGCCTGTTGTGGACCAAGCGCAGACGGACGGCGTGGACCCCCTGGCCGAGATGACGCTGCTCATCCAGGGGATCCGTGACAAGGCCCGGGGCCTCAATCCGAACTTCCTGATCGTTGCGCAGAACGCCACCGACCTGCGCACCGCACCCGGCTACCTGGCACTGCTGGACGCGCAGGCTCAGGAGCAAGTGTTCTTCGACGGGTCCGCGGAGGGGACCGGCCCGACTGACCCGCAACAAGGGGACTGCCGCCTTCCGCTTCACGAAGGCGGACCTGCGCCATCAGACAACCCGGCCTATTGCCTGGGCCTGGACACGCTGGAGATGAGCTCCGAGGAATACGTCGTGGCCCTGGCCGATTACCTCGAAGCTGGGATACCGGTCTTCGTGGTGGATTATGCGCTTCAGCAGGAGCACGCGGACTACGCTTACGCCCAGCATGAGCGGTTTCATTTTGTCGGATTGGTGACCATGCGTTCCCTCGAGGACCTTACGGCAACTCCTCCTCCTGCGCTGGCGGACTGCGAAGGATAAAGCCGCGGCGGCGAGCAGGAACTAGACGCCGGCGTCTGTACCCGAGCCGCTCTCCGTGTTCCGCGCCGGCCACCCGTTCGTGTTTCTCATCCGCGACAAAGCCTCCGGCGCCATCCTCTTTTGGGGGCGTGTAGCTCTGAACCGCGGAAACAATGCGTGAAACAACACCCAATTGGCAAAGGAAGCTGTCCCTTGCCGGGTTCGAAAGTTGAAAAAGCAGGTCGAAACCGTTACAACCACGCTTCAACCCGCATCAACGCCGTGAGGCATGGCGCCCCGAATAAGGAGTTCAGACGATGACTTTCCACGAGCTTGTTGAATCGTTGTCGCGGTACGACACGGTGCTCGAACCCGATCAGAATACGCCCGAATGGTGGGCGGGCGCGCCCTCGGTCTGCCGGGCGAAAGACGGCACATTCTATCTTGGCGCACGGATGCGGGAAGGCGATTCGCCGCGGGGGTGCCGGGGCTACGAAATACGGCTGCTGAAGAGTCCGGACGGCCGCAAGTTCACGCCTATCCGCAGCTTGAAGCGCGACGACGCGGGGTTGCCCGGATTCGAGCGGCCAGCGCTCGTGCAGGACCCGGCAACGGGGAGGTTCCGTCTGTACGGGTGCGCCAACCTGGGGCCCGGCTGGGGCATTTTCAAGCTTGACGACGTGACGGACCCCGCCCACTTCGACGTCGCGACCCGGAAAACCATTCTACAGGCAGCCCCCCGGGAGGAGGGTTTCGCCGGTTTGGCGGGGTTCAAGGATCCGTTTGTCATATATGACAGCGGTCTATGGCACATGGTCGTGATCGGCTACGACGAGATCGAGCGGGCCTACCATCTCACCAGCCGCGACGGCGAACGCTGGGAATTCGCGGGGGACAACCCCATCCTGGAGAATGCGGGGTGGCACAACTTCTACACGCGGCCCGCGTGCCTGGTGCCACTGGCTGTCGGATACCTGCTCGTGTATGAAGGGTCGCACATTTCCTGGCGGGATCCCATGTACAACATCGCTACGGGGCTGGCCTATTCGCCTGACCTCGACGAGTTTGTCGATCTGACTCCCGACGAGCCGCTCCTGAAGAGCACCACGCCCGGACAGTATCATACCTGGCGGTATTCTCATTGGCTCCCGGTGGACGGAAAGCTGTACGTGTATTTTGAGGCGGCGCGGCCCAACAACACCAATGAAACGCGTCTCGCCATCCTGGACACGCCGTGGGCGCCGGGGAAGTAGCTACTCCAGACCGCCGTGATTGACCAGGAATTGCGCCACGTCTTCATAGCCCATGAGGCGGGCAATGTTGAGCGGGGTAAGGTCGGTGAGCTGTATGTCGCGGGGATTCACCAAGGCGCCGCGGTTTACCAGCAGCTTTATCAGGTCCAGGCAGCCCGTGATGGCCGCCCAATGCATGGCAGTCAGTCCGTGGTTATCCGTCGCCTCGAAATCGTCGCCCCGCTCGATGCATTCGCGCACCTCCTGCACCTGGGAATTCCGTGCAAACAGGATCAACTCCGGCACACTTGCTTGGGATTCGACGCTCTCTTCCGATACGGCCAGGACTAAGGCGGTAACGCGAGCGTGCCCCGACCGCAACGCGCGGGAAGAAGGACTCTCTCCCACACTGTCCAGCTTGTGTGACCAGTGATTAACCACCTATTCTCTCCGAAACGGCGTTTCGCCCCTTCGTATCAGGACATACTCCCCGCTGGTAGATTCTAGCACAAACGCCTTAGCACCGCACCAGTTCTTGCAGCACTGTGCCTTGGTGAGGATTCCTGCCTTCACCCGTATGGCCGTTGGGCTTGCTTCATCCATGGCCGCAAGAGTGGGGCGAGGAGAAAAATTGGGCCACAACGGGGCCCGCACGCAATCATGAAAGAACAGACTAGAATGCGAAAAGGGAAATGGGCAAAATGACATGGAAGGGAGAGCCACTGATGCGAGCAATTGAACGAAAGCTCAGTCGGCGCGAGGCATTCAAGCTTGCCGCGGCAAGTACTGCGGCGCTGACCGTGGCGTCGTATTCCAGGGCAGCGCAACCCGTCTCGAAGAAGCCGAACATCCTGTTCATTATGGCCGACCAGTACCGCGGCGATTGCGTTGGGGCCGACGGCAACGATGCCATCATTACGCCCAACCTGGACCGTATCGCGCGCGAGGGGGTGCTGTTCTCGAGAGCGTACACGTCGACGCCGAGTTGCACGCCCGCGCGGGCGGGGTTGCTGTCGGGATTGTCGCCGTGGAACCACGGCATGCTGGCTTACGGCCGCGTAGGATGGAAGTATCCCCACGAACTGCCCCAGGAGATGCGGGACGCCGGCTACTATACCTTGGGCATCGGCAAGATGCATTGGTCGCCCCAGCGCAGCCTGCACGGGTTCCACGACACCATCCTCGACGAGTCGAGCCGGGTCGAGTCCATCGATTTCCGCAGCGATTATGTATCGTGGTTCTATTCGGAAGCGCCCACATTGGATTGGAAGGCTACCGGCCTGGGTTTCAACGACTACGATGCGAAACCGTATGCTTTGCCCGAACGGTTGCACACGACCGCATGGACCGGCAACACCGCAGTGAACTTCCTGGAGAATTACAGCCGCGAAGAGCCTTTCTTCCTGAAAGTCTCGTTCGCGCGGCCGCACAGCCCCTACGACGCTCCTGAGCGGTTCTGGGAGATGTACAAAGGCCGCGATATCCCGAAAGCGGTTGTGGGCGAATGGGCGAAGAAATACACGCCGCGAAGCGGCACGGAGTCCAGCATCTGGCACGGTGAGCTGGGTCCTGAGCAGGTGCGCAAATCGCGAATCGGCTACTACGGAAACATCACCTTCATTGACGAGCAGGTCGGACGCATGCTCAAGACGCTCGAGGACCGCGGCTGGCTCGAGAACACGCTGATTCTGTTCACCTCAGACCACGGCGACATGACGGGCGATCACCACCTTTGGCGGAAGACGTACGCGTATGAGGCGTCGGCCCGCATCCCGATGCTCGTCCGCTGGCCCGAAGGACTTGTGAACGCCAAACGTGGGCAGCGCCTGTCCTATCCCGTCGAGTTGCGCGATGTGTTGCCGACGTTCATGGATGCGGCGGGCGCCGGCGTGCCGGACGACATCGACGGCGACAGCCTGCTCAAACTTGTCCGGGGCGAGACCGGCGGGTGGCGTCCCTGGCTTGACCTCGAACACGGCCGCTGTTACGGCCCCGAGAATCATTGGAACGCCTTGACCGACGGCCGCTGGAAATACATCTATCACGCGCATCTTGGCGAAGAGCAGTTGTTCGATCTCGAAAACGACCCCCAGGAACTGGCAGACCTCGCGCAAACGAATGCCGCTGAAACGGCAACGTGGCGGCAGCGCATGATCGAGCACTTGTCGGTGCGAGGCGAGCAGTTTGTCAAGGATGGGAAACTCGTTGTGCGCGAGGAGTCCTTGCTCTATGGCCCCAACTACCCCGGCGCCTGGGAAGACGCGAAAGAAGCAGGCAAGGTGTAGAAACAAGACCGGAACAGGCCCGTCTCGCGTCCGTGGCGGGCGCTTGCACCAGCCCCCGGCCAGGGGTCAAGCTATGGCATGATGCACGATGCGCTGGATATCTTCGATCCCGTCATCCGCGACTGGTTTGTCGAGTCCGTCGGGCGGCCCACCGATGCGCAGTCCAAGGCATGGCCGGAGATCGCGTCGGGTAAGCATGTCCTGGTAACGGCTCCGACCGGCAGCGGCAAGACCTTGACCGCGTTTCTGTGGGCATTGAACCAGTTGCTGACGGGTGCGTGGCCGCCGGGCGCGCCCCGGGTGCTTTACGTTTCTCCCCTGCGGGCGCTGAACAACGATATCCAACGCAACCTGCTCACGCCTCTGGGCCAATTGCATCACCGCTTTCGGGCAGTTGGCCGGGACGTGCCCGAAATATCCGTTCTGACGCGGAGCGGCGATACCCCCCAGGAGGAGCGGCAGCGTATGCTGCGGCATCCGCCGGATGTCCTCATCACGACTCCCGAGAGCCTCAACATCATGCTGAGCTCGCCGCGAGCGCGCATGCTCTTTGCGAGCCTCAACACGGTCATCCTCGACGAAATCCATGCTGTGGCGGGCACGAAGCGCGGCACGCATCTGATCACCGCCGTTGACCGCATCGTACCGTTGGCGGGAGAGTTCCAGCGCATCGCGTTGTCCGCAACGGTTCGGCCTCTCGAGACAATCGCGGCGTTTGTGGGGGGATGCCGCGCGGTAGGCAGCGGCGAACAGACGGCATACGAGAAGCGTCCGGTGAGCGTGCTCGCGTCTCGGGCTGAAAAACGTTTCGAGGTCGCGGTGGAGTTCCCTGGGGACAGCGGCGCACTGCTTCAGGAAGGCACGCGCATGCCGGGTCTCATGGCGGCGGTCGGTCAAATCATCCGAGAGAACCGCTCGACGCTGGTGTTTACGAACAGCCGCCGCATGTGTGAACGTGCGACGCTTCTCATCAACGATGCCGAGGGAGAACTGGTCGCTTACTCGCATCACGGGTCGTTGTCGCGCGAACTCCGGACGGTGGTCGAACAGCGCCTCAAGAAGGGCGAACTCAGGGCTATCGTGGCGACAAATTCCCTCGAACTCGGCATCGATATCGGCGCGCTTGACCAGGTGGTGCTGTTGCAGACGCCATTTTCCGTTGCGTCCGCGCTGCAACGTATCGGCCGGGCCGGACACCAGGTCGGCGCGGTAAGCCGGGGCGTGTTGTTTCCTACCCACGAGCGCGATTTTCTCGACGCGACGGTAATGGCGAAGGCGGTGGCGGACCAGGATATCGAACCGTGCCGGCCCGTGGTGTGCCCCCTTGATGTGCTCGCGCAAATGATCGTGGCCATGGCGAGCGTTGAGGACTGGAACCTCGACGCCCTTTTCCGGTTTGTGCGCACGAGTTGGCCCTATCGTGAACTGGCCCGCAGGCAGTTTGACCTCGTCACAGAGATGCTGGCGGGGCGGTATGCCGAGTCCCGGCTGCGCGCGCTATCGCCGGTGCTCTCGATAGACAGGGTCAGTAACACCATCCGGGGTTCCAGGGAAAGCCTGCGTCTGCTGTATCTTTCCGGCGGAACCATACCCGATCGCGGCTACTATGCGCTCCGACGGGCCGATTCGCGCGCCAGGATAGGCGAGTTGGACGAGGAATTCGTCTGGGAGCGCCGCGTGGGACAGACCTTCACGCTGGGAACCCATGCCTGGAAGATCCGGGAGATCACCCACAACGACGTGCTGGTCGTTCCGGGGGATGCGAAGCGTTCCGATGCCCCGTTCTGGAGAGCGGAGGAACTCGCGCGGCCGTTCCATTTCTCGGAACGCATCGCGGGGTTCCTCGAGCGTGCCGAGAACGAATTGGATCAGGATGGTTTCGTCGAATCGCTCGAGGGTGAGTATTCTCTTGTTCCCGAGGCTGCGGAAAAGCTCGTGCGGTTTCTGAAGCGCCAGCGCGCGTCCACCGGGGCGCCGCTGCCCCACCGGCGCCACCTGCTGGTTGAATACACGGCCCCTGAACAGGAAACGGACAGCGTGCAGGCGGTGCTTCATACGCTCTGGGGAGGAGCGTTGAACCAGCCCTTCGCGCTTGCTCTCGCGCAGGCGTGGGAAGAGCGTCACGGTTACCGGGTCGAGGTCTTCGCCAACAACGATTGCGTAGCGCTGATGCTTCCCCACGAAACCGATGCTCGGGGGCTCGCCGGACTGGTTGAACCGGAACGCCTGGAAGCGCTCCTCCGAAACCGCCTCGAGCAGTCGGGTTTCTTCGGCGCGCGTTTCCGCGAGAACGCGGGCATTGCCCTGCAGCTGCCCCGGCAGACATTTCGCCGGCGCATGCCCTTGTGGTTGAACCGGCGACGGTCTCAGAAACTGCTCCATGCCGTCATGAAATACCCCGACTTTCCCATCCTGGCCGAAACGTGGCGAACGTGCTTGTGTGACGATTTTGACCTTGTCAGTCTCAAACACATGCTTCAGGAACTGCGGGACGGCGCCATCGCCGTGTCGGAGGCTTTCACCAAGCAGCCGTCTCCGTTCGCTGAGTCGATGGTGTGGCGGCAGACCAACTTGTTCATGTACCTCGATGACACGCCCATGGCGGGCCCTCAGTCGCGTCTGAGCGGCGAACTGCTGGCCGAAGTGGCGCGAACATCCGAATTGCGGCCGCGAATCCCGGTATCCGTTGTGGCTGCGTTCGAAGCCAAGACCCAGCGGCTTTGTTCCGGGTACGCACCCGCTTCCTCCAGTGATGTGCTCGAATGGCTCAAGGAGCGCCTCCTGCTGGGCGAGTCGGAGTGGATTGCGCTGCTGGCGGCGGTGAAGCGTGATGCGGGTCTGGAGGCTGCCACTGTTGCCACGGAGTTGCGCGAGCGGGCGGTGTGGGTATCCGGCCCGGGCGGTTCGAAGCGGTTCGTTGCAGCCATCGAATCTGTCCCGCGCGCTGCGCGTGCGTTCGGATGGCCGCTGAATGCCGTGCGCTGTTACGACATCGCAGCGCCCGGCAAGCTCATTGAGCCACCATTCCTGGCATCGGCGGCCGCCGTCTCGGGCCACGTGCCCCTCTTCGATTGGCTGGCTGAATGGTTGCGGTTCGTTGGTCCCGTGCCGGAACCGGCTCTCCGCGAATCCCTCCCCGTCACGCCGGAGCAAATCGACACAGCTGTGAGTGAGTTGGCGGATACCGGCGCGCTCGTGGTGGACCGGATTACCGAAGACGCCGCCGGGGTCGAGGTTTGCGATGCGGAGAACCTGGAACTCCTGTTGCGTATGACGCGGACCGCCGCCCGGCCGCCGTTTGAGCCGCGCCCGGCGGGAGAATTGCCATTGTTCCTGGCGCAATGGCAGGGGGTGGTTGCCGAATCACCGGGAGCGGTGGCCGCCGCCGTCCAAACGGGCACGAGAGCTGGGAATCGAGACCCGGGCGCCCTGGAGAGCGCTCTCGAAAAGCTCTTTGGTTATCCCATGGCGGCCGAGCTTCTTGAGAGTGAGGTGCTTCCGGCCCGTGTGCGCGGGTACCGCGGCGCCGATCTGGATGCGCTCAACCAGCGCACCGAACTGATGTGGTTCGGATGCGGGCTCAGACGCGTGGCGGTCGGATTCCCCGAACACGCAGGCCTGTTTCGTGGCCGCCAGGAACAGGGCAGCGGCGAACCGAACGCGTTGTTTCCGGACCCCCGCGGCCGGTATGCCTTTGAAGACCTGCTCGAGCG
Coding sequences within:
- a CDS encoding arylsulfatase; translated protein: MRAIERKLSRREAFKLAAASTAALTVASYSRAAQPVSKKPNILFIMADQYRGDCVGADGNDAIITPNLDRIAREGVLFSRAYTSTPSCTPARAGLLSGLSPWNHGMLAYGRVGWKYPHELPQEMRDAGYYTLGIGKMHWSPQRSLHGFHDTILDESSRVESIDFRSDYVSWFYSEAPTLDWKATGLGFNDYDAKPYALPERLHTTAWTGNTAVNFLENYSREEPFFLKVSFARPHSPYDAPERFWEMYKGRDIPKAVVGEWAKKYTPRSGTESSIWHGELGPEQVRKSRIGYYGNITFIDEQVGRMLKTLEDRGWLENTLILFTSDHGDMTGDHHLWRKTYAYEASARIPMLVRWPEGLVNAKRGQRLSYPVELRDVLPTFMDAAGAGVPDDIDGDSLLKLVRGETGGWRPWLDLEHGRCYGPENHWNALTDGRWKYIYHAHLGEEQLFDLENDPQELADLAQTNAAETATWRQRMIEHLSVRGEQFVKDGKLVVREESLLYGPNYPGAWEDAKEAGKV
- a CDS encoding endo alpha-1,4 polygalactosaminidase: MTASARIAAGTLLLLCPMIFLACPGTTGPEAAFNGGPRSGPAPLSVQFTDESDEGAAQITAWLWDFGDGQTSTLQHPVHVYQTPGSYTVSLTVTTSEGGDVLVEDDFIEVTGGEDELNVPISYNVSPSHPLAHVQTWAYVIQDQTAGDKIARLAASEYDLIVIDDPRTFMDEESYDAAADVAALHATQGCAGEPKLVLAYVDIGEAESYRYYWQTGWRVGSPSWIMSEDPDGWSDNYPVAYWNQAWHDIVYAAADSLVDRVVSDGYDGIYLDWIEAATFEPVVDQAQTDGVDPLAEMTLLIQGIRDKARGLNPNFLIVAQNATDLRTAPGYLALLDAQAQEQVFFDGSAEGTGPTDPQQGDCRLPLHEGGPAPSDNPAYCLGLDTLEMSSEEYVVALADYLEAGIPVFVVDYALQQEHADYAYAQHERFHFVGLVTMRSLEDLTATPPPALADCEG
- a CDS encoding DEAD/DEAH box helicase; the protein is MMHDALDIFDPVIRDWFVESVGRPTDAQSKAWPEIASGKHVLVTAPTGSGKTLTAFLWALNQLLTGAWPPGAPRVLYVSPLRALNNDIQRNLLTPLGQLHHRFRAVGRDVPEISVLTRSGDTPQEERQRMLRHPPDVLITTPESLNIMLSSPRARMLFASLNTVILDEIHAVAGTKRGTHLITAVDRIVPLAGEFQRIALSATVRPLETIAAFVGGCRAVGSGEQTAYEKRPVSVLASRAEKRFEVAVEFPGDSGALLQEGTRMPGLMAAVGQIIRENRSTLVFTNSRRMCERATLLINDAEGELVAYSHHGSLSRELRTVVEQRLKKGELRAIVATNSLELGIDIGALDQVVLLQTPFSVASALQRIGRAGHQVGAVSRGVLFPTHERDFLDATVMAKAVADQDIEPCRPVVCPLDVLAQMIVAMASVEDWNLDALFRFVRTSWPYRELARRQFDLVTEMLAGRYAESRLRALSPVLSIDRVSNTIRGSRESLRLLYLSGGTIPDRGYYALRRADSRARIGELDEEFVWERRVGQTFTLGTHAWKIREITHNDVLVVPGDAKRSDAPFWRAEELARPFHFSERIAGFLERAENELDQDGFVESLEGEYSLVPEAAEKLVRFLKRQRASTGAPLPHRRHLLVEYTAPEQETDSVQAVLHTLWGGALNQPFALALAQAWEERHGYRVEVFANNDCVALMLPHETDARGLAGLVEPERLEALLRNRLEQSGFFGARFRENAGIALQLPRQTFRRRMPLWLNRRRSQKLLHAVMKYPDFPILAETWRTCLCDDFDLVSLKHMLQELRDGAIAVSEAFTKQPSPFAESMVWRQTNLFMYLDDTPMAGPQSRLSGELLAEVARTSELRPRIPVSVVAAFEAKTQRLCSGYAPASSSDVLEWLKERLLLGESEWIALLAAVKRDAGLEAATVATELRERAVWVSGPGGSKRFVAAIESVPRAARAFGWPLNAVRCYDIAAPGKLIEPPFLASAAAVSGHVPLFDWLAEWLRFVGPVPEPALRESLPVTPEQIDTAVSELADTGALVVDRITEDAAGVEVCDAENLELLLRMTRTAARPPFEPRPAGELPLFLAQWQGVVAESPGAVAAAVQTGTRAGNRDPGALESALEKLFGYPMAAELLESEVLPARVRGYRGADLDALNQRTELMWFGCGLRRVAVGFPEHAGLFRGRQEQGSGEPNALFPDPRGRYAFEDLLERSRLDSGALSNALWDGAWQGRLANDSFEALRKGVQTKFRPASRESARHPLSRRRAFNRWKATRPFAGAWYALPAPFEPADPLEREEANKERVRVLLDRYGVLFRELLDQEAPEIRWGALFRTLRLMELSGELVTGQFFEGIAGLQFASPEAFRILRMGLPDDAVYWINAADPASLCGVAVEGLKANLPKRLASTHLVYHGPRLVVVSERRAKRITFYTEPSHPRTRDYLDVFGHMLGRSFLPHASLCVETINGVAATGSPYLEVFRTRFDVAPSPQHVTLRQRT
- a CDS encoding ankyrin repeat domain-containing protein, with translation MVNHWSHKLDSVGESPSSRALRSGHARVTALVLAVSEESVESQASVPELILFARNSQVQEVRECIERGDDFEATDNHGLTAMHWAAITGCLDLIKLLVNRGALVNPRDIQLTDLTPLNIARLMGYEDVAQFLVNHGGLE